Proteins encoded by one window of Dermochelys coriacea isolate rDerCor1 chromosome 13, rDerCor1.pri.v4, whole genome shotgun sequence:
- the LOC119842202 gene encoding granzyme H-like, with translation MCGGLLVKKDFVLTAAHCSCIAGNITVGAHNVHEPEETQQRLRVQHIIPHPEFTRDPLTNDLLLLQGDSGGLLVCNRLPQGIVSYGQVNVSPPAIHSRIAKFIPWIRRQMRFFQQ, from the exons ATGTGCGGAGGGCTGTTAGTGAAGAAAGACTTTGTCCTGACAGCTGCTCACTGCAGCTGTATTGCGGG CAACATCACAGTCGGAGCCCACAATGTCCACGAGCCGGAGGAAACCCAGCAGCGCCTGCGTGTGCAACACATCATCCCCCACCCAGAATTCACCAGAGACCCCCTCACCAATGACCTCCTGCTTCTGCAG GGGGATTCTGGGGGTCTCCTGGTGTGTAACAGGCTACCCCAGGGCATTGTCTCCTATGGACAAGTGAACGTTTCTCCACCTGCAATACACTCACGGATTGCTAAATTCATCCCATGGATTAGGCGACAGATGCGCTTCTTCCAGCAGTAA